In the Coraliomargarita sinensis genome, CTTTCGAATGTTTCCTTAGCCATGATGGATGTTAGTTGTTATTGAGAGATTGGTTATTTGTTTGTTATTTGTGATGTAAAATGGAGCCCTCGAGCGGGATTGAACCGCCGACCTCATCCTTACCAAGGATGCGCTCTACCACTGAGCTACAAGGGCATTTCGCACAATTGAAAAGGAGATGTAAAGAGCGCGTAATCAAACGCAGGTGAGCGGTTGAAAAATAGAAAGCCCGCGAAAGTGCGCCTCGTGCCATAGTCAGTCAACACTTATTTACAAAAAATGCAGCGGGCCCCAAAGGCCGCCGCAGCCGCTATGCCGGGAGCTGACGACCGCTGTCAAGCAGAGGCCTTGGGCATCAGGATTTTTCGCAGGAAAAGTTCACGATGAACAGGACTCGCGCCGTGTGTCAAAATTGCTTGGCGATGACTCCGGGTGGCATAGCCCTTGTGCCCGTCAAAACCGTAGTCCGGATAGTCCGTGGCCAGACGCACCAGCTCGCGGTCCCGGCTGACCTTGGCGGCAATACTGGCCATGGCGATGCTAAGCGATTTGCCGTCGCCCTTAACAATCCCGCGATGGGCATAAGGAAATGGCTTGAGCGGGCGCCCGTCCACAATGAGCTGTACCGTGGCCTCGCCGGCAAAGAGCGGACCATCCGCAGCGGCTTCCGGGAGCTTCCATGAGCTGGTCCTGCCGACCAGGGCCTCCACCGCCCGCTGCATGGCCAGCCGGGTCGCACCTAGAATGTTCCGCTCGGCGATCTCTGCAACCGAAGCCGAGGCCACCGTAAAATCGAGCAGGCCGGCCCGCTGCAGGGCTTTGATTTGCCCAAAATAGCTTTCACGGGCCCCGGCGCTCAACTGCTTCGAGTCATTCACCTCAGCCGAAAGCGCAACCGCCTCGGCTGAACGGAAAAAGGATTGCCCCAGCACACAGGCCCCCGCCACCACCGGGCCGGCCAAGGCCCCCCGACCCGCTTCGTCGATGCCGATGAGCCACTCTCGCTCGGTAAGCTGTTCGGCATCATGTTGCTGCAGGTCATTCAATTCCATTACAGCTTAAAAACCGGCGGATTCGATGGCATTGGCTTATTGGGAATGAACAATTTGATGGTCGTGCCCTGATCCACTTCGGATCGTATGGTCAGGCGCCCGCCCCAAGTCGTCACCAGCCAGGCGGCCTTGGTCAGCCCGAAACCTCCCCCCAGGGTCGGGCGTTTGCGTACATTACTCGCTCGATAGCCGAACTCGGTTACCTTCTCGATTTCGTCATCCGGAATGCCACAGCCGCTGTCTTCGACCACAGCCCGGATTCCGCTTTCATCCTGATTGACCACCAAGGCAACTTGACCACCGGGTTCCGTGTATTTACGGGCGTTGGCCGTTAAATCGCGGAGGACATCAATCAAACGTAGTGGCATCCAGAGCTGCCCGCCATCGAGCTGGGCCTCCACTTTCAGGTCGATATAATAATCGCCCTGCCCTTTCTGATTCAGGTTGAAGTGGATCCCATAGTCTCCTTTGGAATTTTTAGCAATCGCGGCGAAGACATCTTCAAACTGTTGACGGAAAACATCGGGAGCAATTTGCCCCCAGACGTCGGGGTCATCCATCCGAAATTCGAGTTCATTGAGGCGTTTTTTGAAGATGGCAAAGATGGACTCAAGGTTGCTGATCGAAGCTTTGATTTCGGCCCTCGACGACGCACTCTCTTCCTGTTCCAAAGCCTCACGCAAATGAGCTAGCACAGCCGCCTCCGAATCCCGGATGCGCGGCATAATCCTGGCCAGTTCGCCTCCCTCCTTGATAGCCCGGGCGATAGCATGCAGTTCGGCATCAAGCTCCTTCGAGCGCTCGGAAAGTTCCGGAACCTCCGTTTCGGTCAGCGACAACTCACCGATCAGGATATTGATGATGTTAAGCACCGTATGCATGTCCGCAATCCGTTGCTCGGACGCATTCATATAAGGCGGCTTGGTTAATACGACTTCCTTCATGCTACCCTGTCAGGATAATTTGATCGACCCCTCAAAACCAGCAGAAAATATCGATCAATACTTATACCAACTGGGCTTCGCCGGAGGCTCCAGGCCCTGCGCTTCGTAGGCCGTCTTAAAGTGCATCTTGGCAAAATTCTTCAGCGCATCCGCACCTTTTTCTTCCACGATCTTCTTCGCCTGTTCAAGCACCTTACCACTGGCACCTTTGATGAGCACTTCACCCGCCTCATCCGAAAGCCGTTTCATCTCACGTACATAAACGGCCCGGGCCACGATTGAGGCAGCCGCGACAACCGGGTCGGATTCAGCCTTCGTCCGGCTGATCAGTTTAAAGTCCTTCCGGTCCTTCACATAGGCGTCGACCAGCTTTTGCTTGGTAAACTGGTCGAGCAGCCCCCAGGGAGCCGGGCGCTCATTAAGAGCCCCAATCAGGGATTTGCTGTGATACCAGGCCAACAGCTTGTTCAGATTCTTATCAAACTTGTAGTAGAGCTCGTTGTATTTCGGCATCCGGGCGAAGGCCGTCTTAATCACGACGCCCTTTGTCTTGCGAATTTCCTTGTCCAATTTCAGGATGCTGCTGTCGGACAGTTTTTTACTATCGGCGACGCCGAGCTCGATCCATTGCCGGACCATGTCGCCATCAGCGATGACGCAGGCCGTAATCAGCGGGCCGAAGAGATCGCCCTTACCGCTCTCATCACAACCGGCATGAAGCTCGAACCATTCCGGATGGTGCACCTCGTCATAGCCGAGCCGCGGGTCGCCGGTAATCTCGGGCTCCAGAATGTTCTGCACGAATTCTTCGGTCTTTTTCCCGGAGACGACCAGCTTACCACTCTGGTAGCCGACAACGTTCACCTTCTCCCCCTTGAAGGCAAAAAGCGAGTAGGCCACGTCATAGTGGAACCAGGGCCCTTGATACCCCTCCTCCAAGTAGTCCGCCAGCTTATCCATCTGCTCTTCCTCGAGCTTGATGGTGTACATGGTCTTGGCTTTGGGACCTTCGTCTTCGGCCTTTTTCTGTCGCTTTTTCGGCATGTGTGAAAACGGCTAGCACAGCCGCTCCTGCAATTGAAGCACAATCGCACACCACACCGCAATCCAGCCAGCGTCCAAGAGCCCCTTCTGCGATGTAATGTGAATGCAATTGCATTGTATCCAAGCGGCTTTACCCTTGCCACAAACTGCCTCTTGAATAGTTTGTCGAGAGCTATGCGGTTAACAACGCATAGGCTTCCATTCACCTTTCACCTCAGGCCGTACCGACGA is a window encoding:
- a CDS encoding ribonuclease HII → MELNDLQQHDAEQLTEREWLIGIDEAGRGALAGPVVAGACVLGQSFFRSAEAVALSAEVNDSKQLSAGARESYFGQIKALQRAGLLDFTVASASVAEIAERNILGATRLAMQRAVEALVGRTSSWKLPEAAADGPLFAGEATVQLIVDGRPLKPFPYAHRGIVKGDGKSLSIAMASIAAKVSRDRELVRLATDYPDYGFDGHKGYATRSHRQAILTHGASPVHRELFLRKILMPKASA
- the rnhC gene encoding ribonuclease HIII, translating into MPKKRQKKAEDEGPKAKTMYTIKLEEEQMDKLADYLEEGYQGPWFHYDVAYSLFAFKGEKVNVVGYQSGKLVVSGKKTEEFVQNILEPEITGDPRLGYDEVHHPEWFELHAGCDESGKGDLFGPLITACVIADGDMVRQWIELGVADSKKLSDSSILKLDKEIRKTKGVVIKTAFARMPKYNELYYKFDKNLNKLLAWYHSKSLIGALNERPAPWGLLDQFTKQKLVDAYVKDRKDFKLISRTKAESDPVVAAASIVARAVYVREMKRLSDEAGEVLIKGASGKVLEQAKKIVEEKGADALKNFAKMHFKTAYEAQGLEPPAKPSWYKY
- a CDS encoding ATP-binding protein codes for the protein MKEVVLTKPPYMNASEQRIADMHTVLNIINILIGELSLTETEVPELSERSKELDAELHAIARAIKEGGELARIMPRIRDSEAAVLAHLREALEQEESASSRAEIKASISNLESIFAIFKKRLNELEFRMDDPDVWGQIAPDVFRQQFEDVFAAIAKNSKGDYGIHFNLNQKGQGDYYIDLKVEAQLDGGQLWMPLRLIDVLRDLTANARKYTEPGGQVALVVNQDESGIRAVVEDSGCGIPDDEIEKVTEFGYRASNVRKRPTLGGGFGLTKAAWLVTTWGGRLTIRSEVDQGTTIKLFIPNKPMPSNPPVFKL